The Cyclobacterium amurskyense genome contains the following window.
GATTTTAATAAGAGTATAAAATTGGTGAAAGAAAAGGAGTATTCCTTTCCAATTGTCCATGCTGCTTATGGTTTAAATTCCTCTTTGCAAAGCCAGGCAATTCCTACCACATTGGTGGTAAGTCCTGAAGGTGAGATTGTTTTTTATCAGGAAGGAATGAGCAATTTCAACACCCAGGAATTCCAGGATTTCCTATTGGGCTTATAAGCAAAAGCAATATTTTTTCGACTTTACCTGACGTAATAGAATTTGAACCAAAAAAGTTTGTAAACAATTACAAACTAAATCTTTCAACTTACATTTAAATCCCTTCGCGTTACAATTCAATTCCTTTCGCTTACATCTCGGTTCCTTCGACCTGCAATTGCATTCCTGCTGCTTACATCTCAGTTCCTTCGACCTACAATCGCGCTCCTTCAGCTTACATCCCTGTTCCTTTGACCCTCAATTGTGTTTTTTCTGCTTACAATCTTAATCCTTCTAATTGCAATGACCTTCCCTAAAATAGCATTTGCAGATTGATACTACTTAAAGTTCCTTTTCTGCTACTAAATTGGTCTATTTTAGGTTAATGGATCTGCTATTTAATCAGTTGGAATCCTCCTTTAGTAAGAAATAGAGTACCTTCCTTAGGAGCTGTTTCAAAAATAATGGCTGCCATTTCATTGTCCATATTAGAGATCGTAACCTCCTTTTTTTCAAAGTAATACATGTCGCCCTCTTTTTTAGCCAATGAAAGTACATAATTGAGCTCATGCGAATTGATTAATGCAGCAATGGGTAAAGCTGCCTGCCTAGTTTTATCAATTTCAATTTGAGCTTCTACATACATTCCAGGAACAAGATTTAGGGTATTTTTTTCATCTTTTAAATGGGCATGAACATTCAATACCCTGTTTTCATTGATAGAAGGGGCAAGTAAGAATATTTCTGCCTCAAATTTTTGAGTAGGGTTATCAGGAAGGTAAAAGGTGACCGATTGTCCTTTTTTGAGGGAACTGGCATTTTGTTCAAAAATATTCAATTCTATGTGCATGTGCGCTGTACTCATGATCGTCAATGCAATATCTGAAGGATTTAAAAAAGCTCCTTGATTTACTTTAATAGACTCTATGAATCCAGAAATAGGGGCTTTGATCGTTACCTTTGAAGTGATTTTGGCTGGGGTTAAATTTTTGATCGGAATGTCAAGCATTTCCAGCTTTTTCCTTAATGATTCAGCTTTGGCTAGTGTACTGTTGTATTCCGACTCCGATTTGGTAAAGGACTTTTGAGAAGTAATGTTTTCATCACTTAGCAACTTCTGTCTTTCAAGGTCCGAAGTAAGAAAGTCAAGTTGGCTCTTGGCATCCAGATAATCTTCCTGCATCTGCACAAAAGTTGGATTTTCGAGTACAAACAGGGTTTGGCCTTTTACGACTTTTTGCCCTTTCAATAGGTCAAATTGTATTATTTTACCTCCAAAATAAGCACTTACCTCAAACCTACCCTCAGGTGGAATATCAATAAGTCCATTGGCCAGGACTAGATTGCTGAAGTCATGTTCACTCAATGGGGCCAATTCCATATGGGCATTTTCATATTGGGCCTGAGAGAGAACAATATCGGAAGGTCCTATTTCTTCATTAGGGGTTGATTCCATTTCAGTGTTTTGGTTTCCGCAAGAAAACAGGATTACCGAAACGCAGTAAAAGGTCAAGCTTTTATACAGGGTATTCATTATTTAAGGATTTGTTAGGTAATTGATTTCCAAGACGGTCATGTTGTATTGTTGCAGATTATTTAAATAATCCAAGGTAATGGATCGTGAATTTTCCAAGAGAACAACAAATTGGAAAAAGTCGATTTCACCATTTTGGAAGGATTGGTTTCCTTGTTCCAGCATTTGCTGGCCGAGCCGCTTGCCTTCCTGATTGTAAAAAGAAATGGACTCTTGATAGATTTTCAGCTCAATTTCAAGTTGCTCCCTTTTTTTTTCCAATTGGTAAGTGTAATTGTCCAATTCAAATTTTGCCTGGGACAGTTCATATTTACTGGCACTAATCTTGGCCTTTTGGGCCCCAAACCAGAGGGGAACCGAAATTCCAACCATTACTCCGGGATATACCTGTGCATTTAGGCCACTATTTGTTCCTCTGTAAACCTCCGCATGTAAATCAGGTAACAACTTGCTTTTCTCTAACGAGAGGCTATTTTTTCTGAATCCTACGGCTTGTTCAAAATACGCTACTCCAGGATGATGAGGCCAATCCGATGCAACTAATGACAATGGAGTAAGTTTTTGCTCTGTAATGCGGTAATCCTGTGACGATTGTATCAGTTGCGCCAGTTTGGAATAGGCTTGATTTTTTCTTTCCCGAGTTTGTGATAGTAATACTTCCAGTTCCCGTTTTTTACTTTTAGCAGTAAGTTTTTCCAGGTAATTGGTCTCTCCAACTTCGAATTTTCTATCGGCAGCTTTGGAAAATTGCTGGTATAAACTGTCTAGAAAAAAGTAATTGTTTGCCAATTCATTTAAATACACAATGGTATAGTAGGTTTGCGACAGCTCTTTTTTTAGTTGATTTTGATTGACCAAATACTGTTGGTATTCCATCACTCCCATGTCCTTAAAAACACTTTTTTGTTTTCCATAGATGGTGGGGAAAAGCATATTTTGGCTTATGCCAAAAACCTTATTGGAAAATCCATTTTCAGCAATATCGTTCTGATCATGCCTGTAATATATTTGCGTTTTGTCAATATTGAATCCAGCAGCAGCCATTGCTTTTGATGCCGCTACTTTCTCAGCTGTTGCCTTGAGTTTTCGGTTATTTTTCAATGCTAGTTCCATGGCTTCTTTTAAGTCGATTGACTTTCCTTGCCCGAAAACTACAGCAGGCAAAAGTAAGACCAGACAAATAAGAAGCAATAGCGGTCTATTAGGATGGTTCATTGCTTTCTTCTTTATTGGGATGAAACATGGTATAAAGTACTGGGAGGACAATAACAGTTAGCAGGGTGGCAGAGATCAGCCCTCCTATAACTACAGTTGCCAACGGACGCTGTACTTCAGCTCCTGCGGAGGTAGATATGGCCATGGGTAAAAAGCCAAGGGCAGCAGCTGAAGCAGTCAGCAAAACGGGTCTAAGCCTTTCTTTTGTTCCTCGAATGACGAGTGACCTTAAACTTTCTGTGGACTGTCGTTTTAATTCTTTGAAATGCTCTATTAGGACAATGCCGTTTAAAACTGCAATACCAAAAAGGGCAATAAAGCCTACACCAGCAGAAATGCTAAAGGGCATGTCCCGCAAATAGAGCAACATTATACCGCCAACTGTAGAAAAAGGAATGGCAGTATAGATCATTATGGCCTCTTTGATCGAGGAAAGTGCGAAGTACAAGAGGAGGAATATCAGAATCAATGCAATCGGAACGGCTACAATAAGCCTGTCTTTTGCCTTGTTAAGGTTTTCAAATTGTCCTCCATATTCAATGAAATAGCCTTCTGGGAGGTCAATGTCCTTTTGAATAATGGCCTGGATATCTTTTACCACAGATTGCAAATCCCTGTTTCTTACGTTTACACCTATTACCACCCTTCTCCGGGAGCCATCTCTTGATATTTTTGCCGGTCCTTTGTCTAGGTAGATTTTTGCAAATTCACTAAGGGGCAGAGAGCTTCCGTCGGGTAAATTGACAGAGGCCATTTTGATGTTTTCGAGGTTTTGTCGGTAGGTTTCTCCATACCTGACCACAAGGTCAAATTGCTTTTCCCCTTCAAATATTGTTCCGGCAGTTTTTCCGGCAAAACCCATGGTCAGGAGGTCATTTAGCTCATTGACATTTAACCCATATTTTGCAATTTTTACGCGGTTGTATTCGACCTTCATTTGGGGTAAGCCAGCTGTTTTTTCTACCACAATATCAGCTGCCCCAGATACACCTGAGATGGCAGCGCCTATTTCCTGCGCTTTATCATTCAATATCTCTAGGTCTTCTCCAAAAACTTTGATGGCCAAATCTGCCCTCACACCTGTGATGAGCTCATTGAAACGCATTTCTATTGGTTGGGTAAATTCCAGTTCTAAACCTGCGATTACCGCCAAAGAATCTTTAAAAGCTGCTGCCAGTTCATCCTTAGTCTCCACCGTAATCCATTCATTTTTAGGTTTTAAGGTGATGATGACGTCACTTTCTTCCATAGACATTGGGTCAGTAGGGATTTCTGCGGCACCTATACGACTCACTACTTGATCCACTTCGGGAAATTTTAGCAATATTTTCTCCATTTCGGTGGTAATGGTTATTGTCTTGGTGAGTGTTGTACCCGTTTTTAATACCGGTTGGATCACAAAGTCCCCCTCATCGAGCGTGGGGATAAATTCACCGCCCATTCTAGAAAAGACCCAGAAAGTAGCTAACAAAATAGCTGTAGAAATACCCAATACTACTTTTCTATTGTCCATAGCCCAGGTAATTGCGGGATGGTAAATTTTGTTGATGGCGTTTAATAGGCGGCTTGTAAAATTGGTTTTATTAGGATTTACAACTTTTAGAAACAAAGATGACATGACAGGAACATAGGTAAGTCCTAGAAGCATTGTTCCTATCAGGGCAAAACTAAATACTTGAGCCATCGGGCGAAACATTTTACCTTCTATGCCAGATAAAGATAAAATAGGGATAAAAACGATGATGATAATAATCTGACCAAATACGGCGCTATGCATCATTTTGGAAGCACTTTCAATGGCAATGCGATCCTTTTCTTTTTGGGAAACAGCTCCAGAATGACCCGCTAATTCACTGTATTTTTGAGTAAATTGGAATGCAATGTATTCTACAATTATCACTGCCCCATCAATAATAATCCCAAAATCCACGGCCCCGAGGCTCATTAAATTGGCATCTACACCAAAAACATACATCATGGATAAGGCAAAGAACAAGCTTAAAGGAATAACAGAAGAAACCACAAGCCCTGACCGAAAATTTCCCAGCAGTAAAACCACTACAAAAATAACAATCAAACAACCTAAGATTAGGTTTTCTGCAATGGTAAAGGTGGTTTTAGCTATCAAATTGCTTCTGTCTAGGAAGCCGTTTACCACTATCCCTTCAGGTAGCGTTGATTCAATTTGAACTAGTTTTTGTTTGACCCGTTCAATTGTAGCTTTGGAATCAGCCCCTTTTAGCATCATTACTTGTCCAAGGACTTTTTCCCCTTGTCCATTGGCAGTGATGGCTCCGAAGCGATTGGCGTGACCAAACCTCACTTCTGCCACATCTCTTATATAAACTGGATGACCATCTCTGCTCTTTACAATGATCAGTCTGATTTCTTCAAGTGATTTGGTCTGTCCTTCCGCTCTAATAAAATAGGATTCATTGGTTTTTTCTATATAGCCTCCCCCTGCTATAGCATTGTTTTCTTGCAGGGCTTTAAATACCTCTGCAAGGTCTATGTTCATTGCTTTCAAACGCTCAGGGTTTACTGCTACCTCATATTGCTTCAGGTAACCACCCCAGGTGTTGACTTCCACGACACCACTTATGCCGGAAAGTTGCCTTTTTACGACCCAATCCTGAATGGTTCGAAGTTCAGTTAATGAATATTGCTTTTCAAAACCAGGTTTAACATCAACGGTATACTGAAAAATTTCACCCAAGCCAGTAGAAATCGGCCCCATAAATGGCTTGCCAAAATCTGATGGGATGTTTTGCTCCGCCGACTTAATTTTTTCTGCGATCAATTGCCGTGGAAGGTAGGTACCCATATTGTCATCAAAAACAATGGTTACTACAGAAAGGCCAAACTTGGATATAGAACGTATTTCCTGAACCCCAGGAAGGTTAACCATCTCCAGTTCTATAGGGTAGGTAAGGTATTTCTCAACATCTTCTGTGGAGAGGTTTCTTGAAGTGGTGATAACCTGCACCTGATTATTGGTCACATCAGGCACTGCACCTATGGGTATTTGGGTCAGTGAGAAGCTGCCAAATCCGATTAGTCCTAAAATAAAAATAAATACTAGAAGCTTATTTCCTACGCTCCATCTTATAATTTTATCTAACATGTTATTGATTGTTCCTGCGAAGTCTTATTTTTCAATGGAAAGTTCAGAATTGAAATTTTCTTCAGTTTTGTTGAAGTAAAAATAATAAAGAAAGGCTTTAAGGTTGCTTAAGGCTTTCTTAAGAACTCCTTAAGATTGTTGTAGGGAGGGAGGGAACAGGAGTGAAAAAGTTGAGCCTTCTCCTTTTTTACTTTGAGTAAGGAGGCCAATTTTATAAAAATCACAAAGTTTTTTCACGATAGAAAGCCCTAAGCCTGCACCATTTATCCGGCCTAGTTCATGGCTTTCTCCTCGAAAAAAGGGTTGATGAATTTTTGTGAGTTCCTCTTCAGAAATCCCTATACCCAAATCTTTAATGTGTAAAAAAACGCCCTCCATACCCTTTTCAAGAATCAATTTTATATCCTGATCTT
Protein-coding sequences here:
- a CDS encoding efflux RND transporter periplasmic adaptor subunit; its protein translation is MESTPNEEIGPSDIVLSQAQYENAHMELAPLSEHDFSNLVLANGLIDIPPEGRFEVSAYFGGKIIQFDLLKGQKVVKGQTLFVLENPTFVQMQEDYLDAKSQLDFLTSDLERQKLLSDENITSQKSFTKSESEYNSTLAKAESLRKKLEMLDIPIKNLTPAKITSKVTIKAPISGFIESIKVNQGAFLNPSDIALTIMSTAHMHIELNIFEQNASSLKKGQSVTFYLPDNPTQKFEAEIFLLAPSINENRVLNVHAHLKDEKNTLNLVPGMYVEAQIEIDKTRQAALPIAALINSHELNYVLSLAKKEGDMYYFEKKEVTISNMDNEMAAIIFETAPKEGTLFLTKGGFQLIK
- a CDS encoding efflux RND transporter permease subunit, translated to MLDKIIRWSVGNKLLVFIFILGLIGFGSFSLTQIPIGAVPDVTNNQVQVITTSRNLSTEDVEKYLTYPIELEMVNLPGVQEIRSISKFGLSVVTIVFDDNMGTYLPRQLIAEKIKSAEQNIPSDFGKPFMGPISTGLGEIFQYTVDVKPGFEKQYSLTELRTIQDWVVKRQLSGISGVVEVNTWGGYLKQYEVAVNPERLKAMNIDLAEVFKALQENNAIAGGGYIEKTNESYFIRAEGQTKSLEEIRLIIVKSRDGHPVYIRDVAEVRFGHANRFGAITANGQGEKVLGQVMMLKGADSKATIERVKQKLVQIESTLPEGIVVNGFLDRSNLIAKTTFTIAENLILGCLIVIFVVVLLLGNFRSGLVVSSVIPLSLFFALSMMYVFGVDANLMSLGAVDFGIIIDGAVIIVEYIAFQFTQKYSELAGHSGAVSQKEKDRIAIESASKMMHSAVFGQIIIIIVFIPILSLSGIEGKMFRPMAQVFSFALIGTMLLGLTYVPVMSSLFLKVVNPNKTNFTSRLLNAINKIYHPAITWAMDNRKVVLGISTAILLATFWVFSRMGGEFIPTLDEGDFVIQPVLKTGTTLTKTITITTEMEKILLKFPEVDQVVSRIGAAEIPTDPMSMEESDVIITLKPKNEWITVETKDELAAAFKDSLAVIAGLELEFTQPIEMRFNELITGVRADLAIKVFGEDLEILNDKAQEIGAAISGVSGAADIVVEKTAGLPQMKVEYNRVKIAKYGLNVNELNDLLTMGFAGKTAGTIFEGEKQFDLVVRYGETYRQNLENIKMASVNLPDGSSLPLSEFAKIYLDKGPAKISRDGSRRRVVIGVNVRNRDLQSVVKDIQAIIQKDIDLPEGYFIEYGGQFENLNKAKDRLIVAVPIALILIFLLLYFALSSIKEAIMIYTAIPFSTVGGIMLLYLRDMPFSISAGVGFIALFGIAVLNGIVLIEHFKELKRQSTESLRSLVIRGTKERLRPVLLTASAAALGFLPMAISTSAGAEVQRPLATVVIGGLISATLLTVIVLPVLYTMFHPNKEESNEPS
- a CDS encoding TolC family protein; the protein is MNHPNRPLLLLICLVLLLPAVVFGQGKSIDLKEAMELALKNNRKLKATAEKVAASKAMAAAGFNIDKTQIYYRHDQNDIAENGFSNKVFGISQNMLFPTIYGKQKSVFKDMGVMEYQQYLVNQNQLKKELSQTYYTIVYLNELANNYFFLDSLYQQFSKAADRKFEVGETNYLEKLTAKSKKRELEVLLSQTRERKNQAYSKLAQLIQSSQDYRITEQKLTPLSLVASDWPHHPGVAYFEQAVGFRKNSLSLEKSKLLPDLHAEVYRGTNSGLNAQVYPGVMVGISVPLWFGAQKAKISASKYELSQAKFELDNYTYQLEKKREQLEIELKIYQESISFYNQEGKRLGQQMLEQGNQSFQNGEIDFFQFVVLLENSRSITLDYLNNLQQYNMTVLEINYLTNP